In Sardina pilchardus chromosome 8, fSarPil1.1, whole genome shotgun sequence, a genomic segment contains:
- the LOC134089015 gene encoding C-X-C motif chemokine 11-6-like: MKSAALLALLAVLLFVDVRGQRDSVGRCKCLGAGVNAIRPKSIERLEVLPPSASCPNMEIIVTLKENGGQKCLNPESKFAKNFVKRAIKKRSTQ; this comes from the exons ATGAAGTCAGCAGCTCTCCTCGCACTTCTGGCCGTCCTGCTCTTCGTAGACGTGAGAG GGCAACGGGATTCTGTGGGAAGATGCAAGTGCCTGGGTGCAGGAGTGAATGCTATCCGCCCAAAAAGTATTGAGAGGCTTGAGGTGTTACCCCCGTCCGCCTCATGTCCCAATATGGAAATCAT TGTCACTCTCAAGGAGAATGGTGGACAAAAGTGCCTGAATCCAGAGAGCAAGTTTGCCAAAAATTTCGTCAAGAGAGCTATCAAAAAGAG GAGCACACAGTAA